ATAGAACTTAACAACGGAAATAACTATTAATTGATTGGAACGGAGAGATCATATATTACATGTGATAAAAGTAAGATCACATAGTAGCGCTTGCTTGCCAATTcatgaaaatataattaaaacctTCTCAAGTATGATACTATCAATAAAATCGTAAGCGAGTACGGTACTGAATTAAGTGTGAGAATATTGCGTAAAGATTATGGATCCATACTTCAGACTTACCAAACTACCTTTCAAAGATGGAATAAACAACATGCATGATGTTATCATTAGTATGATTAAGCACAAGCTGATATATAGGTATATATGGTTATCATCCTTGATCTCTTGATGAAGTTTTCACGCTTTATGAGATATACATCTTGTTATTTTTACACCCTGcaaattcataaaatataaagaGGGTCCGTTGATCAAACTCCAAGCATAGTGGCTGGCCTTGGCCTTTAGATCAAAGGGagaacagaaaagaaaatgaggaggCAATCAAACAACAGAAACTCGTCCCTCTTAGCACTCGGGTTCAGAAATTCTACTTTACCTGAGGCGGGTCACCAAGCCTGAGCTCAAGATCTAAGTCTTCTATGGAGTTAGGGCTTACTCCGAGCTCCTTCGAGTGTAGATATTGTCTATCAACTGATCTTGGCTTTAGGAAGAAAGGTAACGTCGACGCCTGATCAGTTCTCTTTCTCTTAAAACCGACAGTACTGATCTCCTCCATACCCCCCGGCACTGTCGGGTGAGCTCGACAGATAAACAAATTCATGCTCACAGACAAATCAGTTGTGACATAATCCCCCTTAGCCCTATACCCTGATTGATCTAGAAATCTTGAACTTTTATCTTCTTCAGTTTTCGGATCGGAAATACAATAGCTATATTTGTCGGCAACCAAATTTGACCATGAAGGAGGGGAAGAAGTACGGGGCCTCTTTTGGTGTTCCTGGACAGCAGCAGAAGCATGAGGGAGGATGAAGGCTTCTGCACTACAATTTTCATGAGTTGGTGGAGCTGAAACCCTAGAAGGTGAGGATGGGGATACCATAATACCAGCATCAGCAaaattagggttagggttataAACCAGGGTACAAACTTGGGATGGGTATGTAATGGAATTCTGGA
This sequence is a window from Carya illinoinensis cultivar Pawnee chromosome 9, C.illinoinensisPawnee_v1, whole genome shotgun sequence. Protein-coding genes within it:
- the LOC122275686 gene encoding zinc finger protein 10, whose amino-acid sequence is MEQAQYRMWAAKRKHCWNSHIQASTSPFYNNNSWEEQAFAEDAAGPLGGCIWPPRSYSCSFCRREFRSAQALGGHMNVHRRDRARLKQSPSSYNETLNQNHHNNSIQNSITYPSQVCTLVYNPNPNFADAGIMVSPSSPSRVSAPPTHENCSAEAFILPHASAAVQEHQKRPRTSSPPSWSNLVADKYSYCISDPKTEEDKSSRFLDQSGYRAKGDYVTTDLSVSMNLFICRAHPTVPGGMEEISTVGFKRKRTDQASTLPFFLKPRSVDRQYLHSKELGVSPNSIEDLDLELRLGDPPQVK